In Legionella beliardensis, the following are encoded in one genomic region:
- a CDS encoding helix-turn-helix domain-containing protein gives MTIIVNLDVMMAKRKCRLKELAEAIGITEANLSILKNGKAKALRLTTLDAICAYLSCQPGDIIEYQEE, from the coding sequence ATGACAATTATTGTTAATTTAGATGTAATGATGGCAAAAAGAAAATGTCGCTTAAAAGAGTTAGCCGAGGCAATAGGCATTACTGAAGCTAACTTATCCATTCTTAAAAATGGCAAAGCCAAAGCCCTTAGGCTTACAACCCTTGATGCCATTTGTGCTTATTTAAGCTGCCAGCCAGGTGATATTATTGAATATCAAGAAGAGTAA
- a CDS encoding transglutaminaseTgpA domain-containing protein: MTNSEQRHFLTLTRYTLLVVLLCYIPHFFQSPSWVMLLAVAAIGYKFIAAYFNYPILPVWIRVILVMASLALLKIAYGNMITSGFFIGFLIIFVGLKCLEIYKVRDIKFIIICNFYLIFSALVINQELWIVVYLFAAILANLMLMFKLSVRQVSLKYLSRKSATQLLIAIPFSLLLFYIFPRISKPLWQVPSQSISQLGFSESMSPGSMTELFNDDRTALRVTFNNKPILNGYWQGLVLNHYNGISWNSVQLASAKFNPLVELTANQNADYEVILEPHQKKWLFYLSLPLAARPRLLFSTDYGLVRAMNEDMIQQRFAYGIITMQTKPQQTLNDTELRQYLQLPNKVNPQLAAWAKAHFTNLQNDPKLFIRFLQQYIHQQPFYYTLAPDRLSLPNQMDDFWFNTKKGYCEHYAGAIAFILRAVGIPARVVVGYQGGIWNSVGHYLDIQQNNAHAWVEYWQAPMGWQLIDPTSFIAPERIDQAIRDFHSSYLNQTDNSFSANLSWLQRSQFFIESLRFFAERWLLFYNKDAQQDLLKKIGLEKLTASKLLQATIIFFLIFLFVIGFLYTWRQHRQVDQLLKAYQQLQKELRRFNVPTKPSMTLKKQCNILINKLPRMAPEISLFLSNYERLRLQQSESNVEDNRRHTVLLFNALKRKLTKINLHQ, encoded by the coding sequence AATTTATCGCGGCCTATTTTAATTATCCCATTTTACCTGTCTGGATAAGGGTAATCTTAGTCATGGCTTCGTTAGCATTATTAAAAATTGCTTACGGAAATATGATAACCAGCGGGTTTTTTATCGGATTTTTAATCATTTTCGTTGGCTTAAAATGCCTTGAGATTTATAAGGTTCGTGATATTAAATTTATAATTATCTGTAATTTTTATCTTATTTTTTCAGCGTTAGTTATTAATCAAGAGCTGTGGATTGTAGTTTATTTATTTGCTGCTATTTTAGCTAACTTAATGCTGATGTTTAAGTTAAGTGTTAGGCAAGTTTCTTTAAAATACCTAAGTAGGAAAAGTGCGACCCAGCTGCTGATAGCGATCCCTTTTAGTTTGTTACTTTTTTATATTTTTCCTAGAATTTCTAAACCGTTGTGGCAAGTTCCATCACAGTCTATTAGTCAATTGGGTTTTAGCGAAAGCATGAGTCCTGGATCAATGACTGAGTTATTTAATGATGATCGTACCGCATTACGGGTTACTTTTAATAACAAACCAATATTAAATGGTTACTGGCAAGGGTTAGTGCTTAACCATTACAATGGTATTAGTTGGAATTCTGTACAGTTAGCTAGCGCAAAATTTAATCCATTAGTTGAGCTTACTGCTAATCAAAACGCAGATTATGAGGTGATTTTAGAGCCACATCAAAAGAAATGGTTATTTTATTTAAGTTTACCACTTGCAGCACGCCCTAGGCTGCTTTTCTCAACCGACTATGGTTTAGTTAGGGCAATGAATGAAGACATGATACAGCAGCGCTTTGCCTATGGCATAATAACCATGCAAACTAAGCCGCAGCAAACATTAAATGATACTGAACTTAGGCAGTATCTACAGCTGCCTAATAAGGTTAATCCACAATTAGCCGCTTGGGCGAAAGCACACTTTACAAACTTACAAAATGATCCAAAGTTATTTATTCGTTTTCTGCAGCAATATATTCATCAGCAACCATTTTATTATACTTTGGCGCCAGATAGGCTCAGCCTGCCAAATCAAATGGATGATTTTTGGTTTAATACAAAAAAGGGGTATTGTGAGCATTATGCGGGTGCCATAGCATTTATTTTGCGCGCCGTTGGTATTCCTGCCAGAGTAGTTGTTGGTTATCAAGGAGGAATATGGAATTCTGTTGGCCATTACCTTGATATTCAGCAAAATAATGCCCATGCTTGGGTTGAGTATTGGCAAGCACCCATGGGCTGGCAGCTTATTGATCCTACAAGTTTTATAGCGCCTGAGCGTATCGACCAAGCGATTAGAGATTTCCATTCATCTTATTTGAATCAAACAGATAATTCTTTTTCTGCTAATTTATCTTGGTTACAACGGTCACAATTTTTTATTGAATCACTGCGATTTTTTGCTGAGCGTTGGTTACTTTTTTATAATAAAGATGCGCAGCAAGATTTATTAAAGAAAATAGGTTTAGAAAAATTAACTGCCAGTAAATTATTGCAGGCTACTATCATTTTCTTCTTAATTTTTCTGTTTGTTATTGGATTTTTATATACTTGGCGTCAGCACAGGCAAGTAGATCAGTTATTAAAAGCATATCAGCAATTACAAAAAGAATTAAGGCGATTTAATGTGCCGACTAAGCCTTCAATGACACTTAAAAAACAATGTAATATTTTGATAAATAAGCTACCCAGGATGGCGCCTGAAATTTCCTTATTTTTATCTAATTATGAACGATTACGCCTGCAACAAAGTGAAAGCAATGTAGAAGATAATAGGCGGCATACGGTCTTGTTATTTAACGCGTTGAAAAGAAAACTAACCAAGATTAATTTGCATCAGTAA
- a CDS encoding DUF2975 domain-containing protein, whose product MKKIQTVSRILSLFFRVLCWVMPMVTSYLILFHLSGLLEWGAFALIIPAVHVQDTVHFSFLHRLMILAVQLLPLSITVSICYKLANLFKLYEKGELFAESTIKLIRSISIYMILGEVIQLIYQPLITASLTFNNPPGQRIASITLGSTNVSTLITACIILVASWIIKEANQLKVEAQLTI is encoded by the coding sequence ATGAAAAAAATACAAACAGTTAGCCGTATTCTTTCTTTATTTTTTAGGGTGCTTTGTTGGGTTATGCCAATGGTTACTTCGTATTTAATCCTATTCCATTTAAGTGGGTTATTAGAGTGGGGCGCTTTTGCGTTAATCATTCCTGCTGTTCACGTGCAAGATACGGTTCATTTCTCATTTTTACATCGCTTAATGATATTAGCTGTACAATTGTTGCCATTATCCATTACCGTATCAATTTGTTATAAATTAGCTAACCTCTTTAAATTGTATGAAAAGGGTGAGTTATTTGCAGAATCTACCATTAAATTAATAAGAAGTATTAGTATTTACATGATTCTAGGCGAAGTTATTCAATTAATTTATCAGCCACTTATAACAGCGTCTCTTACGTTTAATAATCCACCGGGACAGCGCATAGCAAGTATTACTTTAGGTTCTACTAATGTCTCAACCTTAATTACCGCATGTATCATTTTAGTTGCTTCGTGGATTATTAAAGAAGCTAATCAATTAAAAGTTGAAGCGCAATTAACAATTTAA
- a CDS encoding cyanophycinase, which produces MRPKGKILIIGGAEDKVDEPPDIFQHREEMPRYEILSELLSDCKTKQIEIITTGSEVQDEVKKSYERVFYEMGYNKVGFIPIEERRQARLDDYLQRVEKARAIFFTGGDQFRISTILGGTPIIEIIKRRYVEDKDFIVAGTSAGAMVMSSVMITSGGLTEALLYRNLATSSGLGLLPTCIVDTHFIKRGRFGRLAHAIIMNPEQLGIGLGEDTALVIKNGSDAECRGSGMVVIIDGRYINQTNITKVKEGQPVYVENLKVHLLVKGCHFSLTQRKLANPADSTNFD; this is translated from the coding sequence ATGAGACCAAAAGGCAAAATACTGATTATCGGTGGGGCTGAAGACAAGGTGGATGAACCACCAGATATTTTTCAACATCGAGAAGAGATGCCACGCTATGAAATTTTAAGCGAGCTTTTGTCTGATTGCAAAACTAAACAAATAGAAATTATTACCACCGGCTCTGAAGTTCAAGATGAAGTAAAAAAATCATATGAGCGCGTTTTTTATGAAATGGGTTATAACAAAGTTGGCTTTATACCTATTGAAGAGCGTCGACAAGCTCGATTAGACGACTATTTACAGCGTGTTGAAAAAGCAAGGGCTATTTTTTTTACAGGCGGTGATCAGTTTCGTATTTCAACTATTTTAGGCGGTACACCAATTATTGAAATCATCAAGAGACGTTATGTGGAAGATAAGGATTTTATCGTAGCAGGCACGAGTGCCGGCGCTATGGTGATGTCTTCCGTGATGATTACTTCAGGTGGTTTAACCGAAGCATTGCTTTATCGCAATTTAGCTACTTCATCAGGATTAGGGTTATTGCCAACGTGTATTGTTGATACTCACTTTATTAAACGTGGACGATTTGGCCGACTTGCGCATGCTATTATTATGAATCCCGAGCAACTCGGTATTGGCTTAGGAGAGGATACCGCTTTAGTAATTAAAAATGGCTCCGATGCCGAATGCCGAGGATCTGGCATGGTAGTCATTATCGATGGCAGATATATTAATCAAACGAATATTACTAAAGTGAAAGAAGGGCAACCGGTCTATGTCGAGAATTTAAAAGTTCATTTATTGGTAAAGGGATGTCATTTCTCGTTAACCCAGCGTAAATTAGCAAATCCTGCTGATTCAACCAATTTCGATTAA
- the cphA gene encoding cyanophycin synthetase codes for MKIISTRVLNGPNYWSNFRQKLIEIRLDLESYEYSPSNILEGFNTRLKELIPSLYNHYCSPGIEGGFYIRLEEGTWLGHVMEHVALELQNLAGLDCGFGRTFGTDTEGVYDVIFTYEIEKAGLYAGNAAFNIIQSLAQGKNYLNFEQDITELKHIIAHEKIGPSTEAILKEAKKRNIPISPFKDTSLITLGYGVYQKRVWATISSQTSSIGVDIATHKDMTKQLLAANAIPVPDGITIRSLDQLDDAIDLLNFPLVIKPLNGNHGRGIITNIQTKEKAILAFNLAQKVSKDIIVEQFIEGNDYRFLVINYKLIAVAKRTPAKITGDGIKTIQQLIDEVNDDPKRGLAHENCLTTIKVDEETHSILAEKKLTLHSVLKAGEHLYLKCTANLSSGGTATNITNQVHPENIALAERVARLIQLDVCGIDVVCKSVRVPLAKQRGAVIEVNASPGFRMHTAPNEGAPINVGAPFIDMLFPPGKPSRIPIIAVTGTNGKTTVVRLIARFAKQANHYVGFTTTEGIYLNNKLIYRGDCSGPLSARTVLMEPLVDFAVLECARGGIIRSGLGFDQCDISIITNITTDHLGIDGINTIEKLVDVKSVVARSTHKNGYALLNADNKLVYDLKNELVCNIALFALTKNARIKQHCQAGGLAAFIEDDMVIVQKGIEKQAIAKIKDIPLTFKGSATFMVNNILPAVLAGIIQGFSAKLMAQSLYDFQPTVENTPGRMNMFNFDHCQVIIDYAHNEDAYIQLKKFLDTMEYAKKVGIIAASGDRREEDIQRLGYYAAQMFDEIIIRHNKNGRGRTNQQLTDLITTGIHSADPKVKIKVISEEFEALEYAIEHAERNSLIYCSVDDVFDSVEFMLEQKHIQPVKQINETIFL; via the coding sequence ATGAAAATCATATCGACAAGAGTCTTGAATGGTCCAAATTACTGGTCGAATTTCAGGCAGAAATTAATTGAAATTAGGCTCGACTTAGAAAGTTATGAGTACTCTCCAAGCAATATCCTAGAAGGATTTAACACGCGATTAAAAGAACTAATCCCTAGCTTATACAACCATTATTGCTCACCCGGCATTGAGGGTGGTTTTTATATCCGTCTTGAAGAAGGAACTTGGTTAGGACATGTCATGGAGCATGTAGCGCTCGAACTACAAAATCTCGCTGGTTTAGACTGCGGCTTTGGCCGAACCTTTGGTACTGATACAGAGGGAGTGTATGACGTCATATTTACTTATGAAATAGAAAAAGCGGGGCTTTATGCCGGTAACGCCGCTTTTAATATTATTCAAAGCTTAGCTCAAGGTAAAAATTATTTAAATTTTGAACAAGATATTACAGAATTAAAACATATCATAGCCCATGAGAAAATAGGTCCTAGTACCGAAGCTATTCTTAAGGAAGCTAAAAAAAGAAATATACCCATAAGCCCTTTTAAAGATACTTCCTTAATTACTTTAGGCTACGGCGTTTATCAAAAACGGGTTTGGGCAACAATTTCATCCCAAACAAGCTCAATTGGGGTAGACATCGCTACCCATAAAGACATGACTAAACAACTTCTAGCAGCAAATGCCATTCCTGTACCAGATGGTATCACTATCCGCTCACTAGACCAATTAGATGATGCTATCGATTTGTTAAACTTTCCACTGGTTATTAAACCACTTAACGGCAACCATGGCCGTGGCATTATTACCAATATTCAAACCAAAGAAAAAGCTATCTTAGCGTTCAACCTAGCGCAAAAAGTGTCTAAAGATATTATTGTAGAGCAATTTATTGAAGGCAATGATTATCGATTTTTAGTGATTAATTATAAGTTAATCGCAGTAGCAAAACGAACGCCGGCAAAAATTACTGGCGATGGCATAAAAACAATTCAGCAATTAATCGATGAGGTTAACGACGATCCTAAGCGGGGCTTGGCTCATGAAAACTGCCTCACCACGATTAAGGTTGATGAAGAAACACATTCCATTTTAGCCGAGAAAAAACTAACTTTACACAGCGTGTTAAAGGCCGGTGAACATTTATATTTGAAATGCACGGCTAATCTAAGCTCTGGCGGCACAGCAACCAATATCACCAATCAAGTACATCCAGAGAATATCGCCCTAGCTGAACGAGTAGCACGCTTAATACAACTTGATGTATGTGGAATTGATGTGGTTTGCAAAAGTGTACGTGTTCCTCTTGCTAAACAACGAGGTGCTGTCATTGAAGTCAATGCAAGCCCTGGCTTTCGTATGCATACTGCGCCAAATGAAGGTGCACCTATCAATGTAGGTGCGCCGTTTATTGATATGCTGTTTCCACCTGGCAAACCCTCACGCATACCTATCATTGCTGTAACAGGTACGAATGGCAAAACGACAGTGGTTCGTTTAATTGCCCGTTTTGCCAAACAGGCCAATCATTATGTTGGCTTTACCACCACTGAAGGTATTTACCTTAATAATAAACTAATCTATCGCGGTGATTGTAGCGGGCCTTTAAGTGCACGCACCGTCCTGATGGAACCCTTAGTCGATTTTGCAGTTTTAGAATGCGCACGTGGCGGGATTATTCGTTCAGGATTAGGTTTTGATCAATGTGATATTAGTATTATTACCAATATAACCACTGATCACTTAGGTATTGATGGGATTAATACGATTGAAAAGCTTGTTGATGTTAAATCCGTGGTCGCCCGCAGCACACATAAAAATGGATATGCCTTATTAAATGCTGATAATAAATTAGTCTATGATTTGAAAAATGAGCTAGTTTGCAACATTGCTTTATTTGCTTTAACCAAAAACGCGCGCATTAAACAACACTGCCAAGCAGGCGGTCTAGCAGCCTTTATAGAAGATGACATGGTAATTGTGCAAAAAGGCATAGAAAAACAAGCAATTGCTAAAATAAAAGACATTCCGCTTACTTTTAAGGGCAGTGCTACGTTTATGGTTAATAATATTCTCCCTGCGGTCTTAGCAGGTATCATTCAAGGATTTTCAGCCAAACTAATGGCCCAAAGCCTATACGACTTTCAACCGACCGTTGAAAATACCCCAGGCCGTATGAACATGTTTAATTTTGATCACTGCCAAGTAATCATTGACTATGCTCATAATGAAGATGCTTATATTCAACTTAAGAAATTTTTAGATACGATGGAATATGCTAAAAAAGTAGGCATTATTGCTGCAAGCGGTGATCGCCGAGAGGAAGATATTCAACGATTGGGCTATTATGCTGCGCAAATGTTTGATGAAATTATAATCCGCCACAACAAAAATGGACGTGGTAGAACCAATCAGCAATTAACTGATTTAATAACGACAGGCATTCATTCTGCTGATCCTAAAGTAAAAATAAAAGTTATTTCTGAAGAATTTGAAGCATTAGAGTATGCAATAGAGCACGCTGAGCGAAATAGTTTAATTTATTGTTCCGTGGATGATGTTTTTGACTCCGTAGAATTTATGCTGGAACAAAAGCACATTCAACCAGTCAAACAGATTAATGAGACTATTTTCTTATGA
- a CDS encoding isoaspartyl peptidase/L-asparaginase family protein: MKIAMAVHGGASESSPFLQKNEEATKKVLAQACQTGYDILKQGGSALDAVEEAVKILEDSPYFNAGRGSALNCCGDVEMDASIMDGREIKAGAVSMVKQVKNPITLARLIMSKTKHVFLSGYGALEFATKEGLDLKPPSYFVTNNQYDEYERLHEKETYEALLAKKQSGTVGAVALDAQGNLAAGTSTGGTSNSLPGRIGDSCVIGAGCYANNNTCAVSGTGEGEYLITGVIAHTISMLTELNIPLQEVCEQVLYERNKNKGEIGVISINQHGDVACAFNTEIMKRAWIGLDGKLVVEINR; encoded by the coding sequence ATGAAGATAGCAATGGCAGTTCATGGTGGTGCAAGCGAAAGCTCTCCTTTTTTACAAAAAAATGAAGAAGCAACTAAAAAAGTGTTAGCCCAAGCTTGTCAAACAGGCTATGACATTTTAAAGCAAGGCGGCAGTGCACTGGATGCTGTTGAAGAAGCAGTAAAAATTCTTGAAGACAGCCCCTATTTTAATGCCGGCCGTGGTTCAGCATTAAATTGTTGTGGCGATGTTGAAATGGATGCCTCTATCATGGATGGCAGAGAAATTAAAGCCGGTGCTGTATCAATGGTTAAGCAAGTTAAAAATCCAATCACTCTAGCGCGCTTAATTATGTCAAAAACAAAGCATGTCTTTTTATCAGGTTATGGTGCTCTAGAATTTGCAACTAAAGAAGGACTAGACTTAAAACCACCCTCTTATTTTGTTACCAATAACCAATATGACGAATACGAACGTCTGCATGAGAAAGAGACTTATGAGGCGCTCTTAGCTAAAAAGCAAAGTGGCACGGTTGGTGCTGTCGCATTAGATGCCCAGGGTAATCTTGCGGCTGGCACCTCTACTGGTGGAACAAGTAATAGCTTGCCAGGTCGAATTGGTGATAGCTGTGTCATTGGTGCAGGATGCTATGCTAACAATAACACTTGCGCGGTTTCCGGAACAGGCGAAGGCGAATACTTAATTACCGGTGTTATTGCTCATACCATTTCAATGTTGACTGAATTAAACATCCCACTACAAGAAGTATGTGAGCAAGTGCTTTATGAGCGTAATAAAAATAAAGGTGAAATTGGTGTTATTTCTATCAACCAACACGGAGATGTAGCCTGCGCTTTTAACACTGAAATTATGAAACGCGCATGGATTGGTTTAGATGGAAAGCTAGTGGTAGAAATTAACAGATAA